The proteins below are encoded in one region of Dioscorea cayenensis subsp. rotundata cultivar TDr96_F1 chromosome 18, TDr96_F1_v2_PseudoChromosome.rev07_lg8_w22 25.fasta, whole genome shotgun sequence:
- the LOC120281599 gene encoding probable carboxylesterase 12, giving the protein MLSQALVIRWTNPNPNPIKLITTTQSSPQRNPNKGTLYIFPSQSLIFNSLTPTSMDPDTEVIIDCPPVFKRYKSGRVERLMGTEFTPASIHPTNGSTVSSKDITINPETSITARLFFPNFFTTPPSTKLPILVYFHGGAFFVGSAFNPSYHNFLTSLVSKANIMAVSINYRLAPEHLLPTAYDDSWEAMQWVLRGGDGEPWLAEHGDLKSVFMAGDSAGANISHQMALRVKRNEVLGMVLIHPYFWGSEVIGEETRDPKTRSFMEGLWKMACVEEIGYVDHELYNPLMEGRLAELKCGKVMVMVAGKDVLRERGRVYCEKVKESGWDGEVELHESEEEDHVFHLNKPECDKALALLDKIVAFFNSF; this is encoded by the coding sequence ATGCTATCTCAAGCACTGGTCATCAGATGgacaaaccctaaccctaaccctatcaAGTTAATAACCACCACACAATCCAGTCCTCAACGAAACCCTAATAAAGGAACTCTATATATCTTCCCTTCCCAATCTCTCATCTTCAATTCCCTAACCCCAACATCAATGGATCCAGACACCGAGGTAATCATAGATTGCCCACCAGTATTCAAACGCTACAAGAGTGGCCGTGTAGAAAGATTAATGGGCACAGAGTTCACTCCTGCTTCCATTCATCCCACTAATGGCAGCACTGTCTCCTCCAAAGACATCACTATAAACCCTGAAACTTCCATTACTGCACGTCTCTTCTTCCCTAACTTCTTCACCACTCCTCCTTCAACCAAGCTCCCCATCCTTGTTTACTTCCATGGAGGTGCCTTCTTCGTTGGCTCAGCCTTCAACCCAAGCTACCACAACTTCCTCACTTCTCTTGTCTCCAAAGCTAACATCATGGCTGTCTCCATCAACTATAGGCTAGCGCCGGAGCACCTTCTGCCAACTGCTTATGATGATAGTTGGGAAGCCATGCAGTGGGTTTTgagaggtggtgatggtgagcCATGGTTGGCAGAGCATGGAGACTTGAAGAGTGTATTCATGGCAGGTGACAGTGCTGGAGCTAATATATCTCACCAAATGGCTCTACGTGTGAAGAGAAATGAGGTATTAGGGATGGTCCTTATACATCCTTACTTTTGGGGCAGTGAGGTTATAGGGGAGGAGACTAGGGACCCTAAAACAAGGAGCTTCATGGAAGGGCTTTGGAAGATGGCTTGTGTGGAAGAGATTGGATATGTGGATCATGAACTGTATAATCCATTGATGGAAGGGAGGTTGGCAGAGTTGAAGTGTGGgaaggtgatggtgatggtggcaGGGAAGGATGTgttgagagagagaggaagagtGTATTGTGAGAAGGTTAAGGAAAGTGGTTGGGATGGGGAGGTGGAGTTGCATGAGAGTGAAGAAGAGGATCATGTGTTTCATCTTAATAAGCCTGAGTGTGATAAGGCTTTAGCTTTGTTGGACAAGATAGTGGCCTTCTTCAATTCCTTCTAG